The Comamonas endophytica sequence CAGGGCAACCTGGCCGCGGCCAGCCACCAGATCGCGGCCAATCTCGCGGGCGTCTGCTACATGGTGCCGCTGTCGCTGGCTATCGCCACCAGCGCGCGCGTGAGCTGGTGGCGCGGCGCGGGCAACGAGGCGCAGGCGCAGCAGCTGGTGGCGCTGGGCTGGCGCCTGGCGGCGCTGCTGGGCCTGCTACTGGGCGGCCTGCTGCTGGCCGGGCGGTATTGGCTGACGACGGTCTACACCAGCGATGCCCAGGTGGCGGCGCTGGCCGGCGCACTGCTGCTGTGGGTCGCGGCCTACCATGTGGCCGACTCCGTGCAGTGCTTCTGCGTTTTCGTGCTGCGCTGCTACCGCATCACCGTGGTGCCGCTGCTGACCTACTGCGTGCTGCTGTGGGGCGGCGGCCTGGCCGGCGGCTACTGGCTGGCCTATGGTGGCGTCGGCCCCTGGAGCGGCCGGCCCACGCCGGCGCCGTTCTGGGCGATGAGCGCGCTGGCGCTGTGGGTCACGGCGCTGGCCTTCAGCGCCCTGCTGTGGCGCACGCTGCGCCGGCACCGCGCACCGGGCGCCCAACCCTCATGAGGCGTCTGCGGGGGCCGGCAGCGCCGGTGGGCGCAGGCGCTGCGCAGGAAAGGTGACGGAAAACACCGAGCCGCTGCCCACCGTGCTGCGCACGTCGAGCGTCGCGCCATGGCGCTGCAGCACATGCTTGACGATGGCCAGCCCCAGGCCGGTGCCGCCGGTGTCGCGCGAGCGGCTGCGGTCCACGCGGTAGAAGCGCTCGGTCAGCCGCGCCAGGTGCGTCGATTCGATGCCTGGCCCCTCATCCTGCACGGAGAAGGTGGCGCTGCCATCGGCATGCGCCTGCCAGCGCACCGTGACGCGCTTGCCGGCCGGGGTGTAGCGCAGCGCGTTGGCCAGCAGGTTGGAGAACGCGCTCTGCAGCTCGGTGGCCGCGCCGGCGATCTCGCCCAGGTCCACGCCGGGCGCCGAATCCGGGAATTCGATGACATGCGGCCGGGCGTTGGCGCGCGTCAGCGCCACCGACAGCCCGCGTGCCTCGTCCTCGCACTGGCGCAGCAGCAGGCCCACGGGCGTCCACTGCGTCAGCCCCGGCGGCGGGCTGCCCTCCAGGCGCGACAGCGCCAGCAGGTCTTCGACCAGATGCTGCATGCGCGCCGACTGCTGCGCCATCAGCGCCAGGTAGCGCGCGCGCTCCTCCTCTTCCAGCGGCAGGGTCTGCAGGGTCTCGACGAAGCCCACCAGCACCGTCAGCGGCGTGCGGATCTCGTGCGATACGTTGGCGACGAAATCGCGGCGCATGGCCTCGGCCTGCTCGTGCTCCGTGATGTCGATCGCCAGCAGCAGGCGCCGGCCATCGCCATAGGGGTAGAGCTGCACGGCCAGGCGCATGGGCCGCGCCGGCGTGCTGTCGCGCCCCTGCAGCACCACGCCGCGGGAGAAGTCCTGCGCATGCAGGTAGTGGCTGAAGGCCGGATCGCGCACCAGGTTGCCGATGTTCTGCATGCGGTCGCGCACCGCATCGAAGCCGAACTGGATATTGGAGATCTGGTTGCACCACTCGATGCGCCCTTCCTCGTCGAGCAACACCACGCCGTTCGGGCTGGCCTGCAGCGCCGACAGCATGTCGTTCAGGCGCTCGTCGCTGGCCTGGGTCTGCTGGCGCTGCTGGCGCAGCCAGCGCCGCGCGCGGTCGCCGACCTCGCCCCACAGCCCGCGCTGCACGGGGGCATGGGCCAGCTCGGTGCTGCGCAGCCAGGCCAGCAGCCGCAGGGCGCCCCAGCTGTCATGGGCGAACCAAAGCCAGCTGCCCAGCAGCATGCCGATCAGCGCGCCCGGCACGCCCCCCAGCCAGCAGCCCGCCGCGCTGCCCGCCAACTGCAACCCCAGAAACCACAAACTACGCGAGACCATATTTTTTGCCCATTGCTGCGCCGGCAGCATGCTCCTATCGATTCTCAGTCCCACATGCTGTCGGTATCGGGCGCGGCTTGCTCACTGGCATGCCCCATCACAGAGGCACCGAGGAAGGGCCGCCCCGCACCGAGAGTGCCGCCCCTACGCGGGCCGCCCCCTCCCCCGAAGGATGGGAGGGGAAAGCCGCGTAAGCGGCTCAGGGGGTGCTTGGATTTGCCGGAGGAAGGCTCAGGCGATAGCCTGCGCCGCGCACCGTCTCGACCAGCCCGCTGGCTTCGCCCAGCGCCTCGCGCAGCCGCTTGACATGCACGTCGACCGTGCGCTCCTCGATGAAGACATGGTCGCCCCAGACCTTGTCCAGCAACTGCGAGCGGCTGTGCACGCGCTCGGGGTGCCTCATGAAGTAATGCAGCAGCTTGAACTCCGTCGGCCCGAGCTTGAGCGGCTCGCCGCTGTAGCTCACGCGGTGGGCCGCCGCG is a genomic window containing:
- the phoR gene encoding phosphate regulon sensor histidine kinase PhoR → MVSRSLWFLGLQLAGSAAGCWLGGVPGALIGMLLGSWLWFAHDSWGALRLLAWLRSTELAHAPVQRGLWGEVGDRARRWLRQQRQQTQASDERLNDMLSALQASPNGVVLLDEEGRIEWCNQISNIQFGFDAVRDRMQNIGNLVRDPAFSHYLHAQDFSRGVVLQGRDSTPARPMRLAVQLYPYGDGRRLLLAIDITEHEQAEAMRRDFVANVSHEIRTPLTVLVGFVETLQTLPLEEEERARYLALMAQQSARMQHLVEDLLALSRLEGSPPPGLTQWTPVGLLLRQCEDEARGLSVALTRANARPHVIEFPDSAPGVDLGEIAGAATELQSAFSNLLANALRYTPAGKRVTVRWQAHADGSATFSVQDEGPGIESTHLARLTERFYRVDRSRSRDTGGTGLGLAIVKHVLQRHGATLDVRSTVGSGSVFSVTFPAQRLRPPALPAPADAS